From Gloeocapsa sp. PCC 73106, one genomic window encodes:
- a CDS encoding transporter substrate-binding domain-containing protein, giving the protein MLSLLLRPRSHWILIALIPIFLTNPVFAQIKKIRVGTVGSPPFVFNDTPIPQGISIEVWEEIARTENLDYELIRQPSVKEGIEALVRGEVDLLIGPISITGERLEIVQFSQPYYIAEMGLLLPEDEPTLWTVVKPFFRLAFISSIGILILLLFTMGNLLWLAEKRRNPEQFPKEYLPGISSGMWFALVTLTTVGYGDKAPITKTGKFLTAVWMLITMVTASSLTAGLATAFTIALSQQTTARFKEPRDLFNQKIAVVSGTTGASWAEYYGAKLLETNNLSEAIELLTKKEVDGVVFDTPALRYYLSQNPNLKFRLANFVLATENYGFALPYDSQQVQRLNVEIVKMDKEGEIREIVEKWLK; this is encoded by the coding sequence ATGTTAAGCCTGTTGCTTCGTCCTAGATCGCACTGGATACTGATTGCTTTAATCCCTATATTCTTAACGAATCCCGTATTCGCCCAGATTAAAAAAATTAGAGTAGGAACTGTGGGGTCTCCCCCTTTTGTTTTCAACGATACACCTATACCCCAGGGGATTAGTATAGAGGTTTGGGAAGAAATTGCCAGAACAGAAAATCTCGACTATGAGTTAATTCGTCAACCCTCTGTTAAAGAAGGTATAGAAGCTTTAGTAAGAGGAGAAGTAGACCTATTGATTGGACCCATCAGTATTACTGGGGAACGTCTGGAAATAGTTCAATTTAGCCAGCCTTATTATATAGCTGAGATGGGTCTATTGTTGCCAGAGGATGAACCTACTCTCTGGACTGTCGTTAAACCTTTTTTTCGGTTAGCTTTTATCTCATCTATTGGTATTTTAATTCTCTTGCTATTTACCATGGGTAATCTCCTCTGGTTAGCCGAAAAACGACGCAACCCCGAACAGTTTCCTAAAGAATATCTCCCTGGTATCAGTAGCGGTATGTGGTTCGCTTTAGTCACTCTAACTACTGTTGGTTACGGAGATAAAGCCCCGATTACTAAAACAGGAAAATTTCTTACTGCTGTCTGGATGTTGATTACTATGGTTACCGCATCATCTTTAACCGCGGGATTAGCTACGGCTTTCACGATCGCTTTATCTCAACAAACAACCGCAAGATTCAAAGAGCCTCGTGACTTGTTCAATCAAAAAATCGCAGTAGTGTCTGGAACGACAGGAGCCTCGTGGGCAGAATATTATGGCGCTAAACTATTAGAAACCAATAATCTCAGTGAAGCGATCGAGTTATTAACTAAAAAAGAAGTTGATGGGGTAGTGTTCGATACTCCAGCTTTAAGATATTATCTCAGTCAAAATCCTAATTTAAAGTTTAGATTAGCGAACTTTGTACTAGCTACGGAAAACTATGGTTTTGCTTTACCCTACGATAGTCAACAAGTCCAAAGATTAAACGTAGAAATAGTCAAAATGGATAAAGAAGGTGAGATTAGAGAGATTGTAGAAAAATGGTTAAAATGA